In one window of Candidatus Binatia bacterium DNA:
- a CDS encoding TonB family protein — protein MARTASLPSWGYNFEAGPRKQWWPAVGLALLVYASLLWLAVRLPSSPAPRREAEQPQEVTFREFVEVKPPPTVPAVAEPPVAAPAPVIPQRLKVRKVDSAPPPKPLVAPREMPKDAPREADPAEDRGVAVVGDPQLGGDPAGREGGVAGARHEEPIALPETADPPAPLPSNRPPTYPEEARSEGRTGMVVLKVVIAVDGSVSSVEVLRGEEPFVSAAVAAVRQWRYRPAMYEGRPITVYRIIQIPFKLA, from the coding sequence GTGGCTAGGACGGCTTCGCTACCCTCGTGGGGCTACAACTTTGAGGCCGGCCCGCGCAAACAATGGTGGCCGGCAGTAGGGCTCGCGCTGCTCGTGTACGCCTCACTGTTGTGGCTTGCAGTGCGTCTGCCCTCCTCCCCAGCGCCGAGACGGGAGGCCGAACAGCCCCAGGAAGTCACGTTTCGAGAGTTCGTGGAGGTGAAGCCGCCACCCACCGTCCCGGCCGTCGCCGAACCGCCCGTGGCTGCGCCAGCTCCTGTAATTCCGCAGCGCTTGAAAGTGCGAAAGGTGGACTCAGCTCCGCCACCAAAGCCCTTAGTTGCACCGCGAGAGATGCCAAAAGACGCCCCGCGGGAGGCGGACCCCGCTGAGGATCGCGGCGTTGCTGTGGTCGGGGATCCACAGTTGGGCGGCGACCCTGCGGGCCGCGAAGGCGGAGTGGCGGGGGCCCGCCACGAAGAGCCCATTGCGCTGCCAGAGACGGCGGATCCCCCTGCTCCGCTGCCGAGCAACCGCCCGCCTACGTACCCGGAAGAAGCGCGGAGCGAGGGTCGGACGGGCATGGTGGTATTGAAAGTGGTCATTGCGGTCGACGGATCGGTCAGCAGCGTGGAGGTGCTGCGTGGGGAAGAGCCATTTGTCTCGGCAGCCGTGGCGGCCGTAAGGCAGTGGCGATACCGCCCTGCGATGTACGAAGGCCGGCCCATCACGGTGTACCGGATTATTCAAATTCCATTCAAATTGGCGTGA
- a CDS encoding TonB-dependent receptor has translation MIRSNQIPSENLAGPPHPAWFLLPIALCASVWGVQARAQGASGQLSGVVRDQKTKEAIIDAGVEIVGAGKQTRTDLDGRFSFTLPEGRYEVRVFAPFYRSVRIQNLVVTAGQKTETTVELPPETAAATETVEVVARADRGSARVQLALRKEAASVTENISAQEIRTSPDSDAGEIVQRLPAVVVKDDKYMNVRGLNERYSTARLQGSRLPSTDPERRVVPLDLFPAEFIEAISLVKTFQPDLPGDFSGALADIFLKSFPERPSFNFGVQTGANTNSTFRTFDTYRAAGPADYFGLGEHFRRLPDLIPDTAAEVNRTPARAQAFARAFDNIWEPSRISAPPNLGFNFSGGGTFGPVGISLAGLYRTEYKRQNLLTSNVLFAGDKPEFADRFDNRVSAFDVRLGGLLNSAYRFNEEHNIFFRALVNRNASDETRRSIGVEDSTGHTLAFTRFRYTVDTLAFGQLGGEHRIGTLKSNWRTAYGYTTQDQPDGRLQTRDLTEGNIFINNNFGGRRLFGFLEERLTDSAVDFELRLPQPRSLSPGEPIVRFGPAYTFREREQGLRQFIFDVKDVPELQSLPAEQIFAAQNLGPNPFNRGVGFREESKPRDSFRASEELLAGYGALELPVFQSAPQRHEVVLYGGARAEYWHLNERFFGANGKRVPLSKTEVDPLPALGLRYRPFENFNLRLSWSETRTRPDLRELSPTQYPEQGSLETKAGDPTLKTAAIRNYDVRCEWFPSDEELLSASAFYKEFTDPIEQVIFYEGANRVFKPRNALSAKVLGAEFEARLALRRAWSRLDGLSFLGNLTWVDSEAKILQESGLLRSRALQGQAPFIVNTGLSYRHTRWGEVRLLYNTAGRRVEAAAPPDVAPGTSRPLIPEVYEERRDQLDAAYLSKVHVFTVPLQLKVTAENLLNDQYVFTQADLVQKRFTTGVKVSFSMTYAF, from the coding sequence GTGATCAGGTCGAACCAGATTCCTTCAGAAAATCTCGCTGGCCCTCCGCACCCAGCATGGTTTCTCTTGCCCATCGCGCTCTGCGCCTCGGTGTGGGGCGTGCAAGCGCGGGCGCAAGGTGCAAGCGGGCAACTTTCTGGCGTCGTTCGCGATCAGAAAACTAAAGAGGCGATTATCGACGCTGGCGTCGAAATCGTAGGCGCGGGCAAGCAAACGCGCACGGACCTCGACGGCCGCTTCTCCTTCACTCTACCCGAAGGGCGGTACGAAGTTCGGGTGTTCGCGCCTTTTTACCGCAGCGTACGCATTCAGAACTTAGTCGTGACCGCCGGGCAAAAGACCGAAACGACCGTCGAACTCCCCCCGGAGACCGCCGCTGCAACAGAAACGGTGGAAGTGGTTGCTCGGGCTGACCGTGGCAGCGCGCGGGTACAACTCGCACTCCGAAAGGAAGCGGCTTCCGTCACGGAGAACATCAGCGCACAGGAAATTCGCACCAGTCCCGACAGCGATGCGGGCGAGATTGTGCAGCGCTTGCCTGCAGTGGTGGTCAAAGACGACAAATATATGAATGTTCGCGGACTCAACGAGCGTTACTCCACCGCTCGCCTGCAAGGCAGCCGGCTACCGAGTACGGACCCGGAGCGTCGCGTGGTCCCGCTCGACTTGTTTCCTGCAGAGTTCATTGAAGCGATCTCGCTGGTGAAAACCTTTCAGCCTGATCTTCCAGGCGATTTCTCCGGTGCTCTTGCCGACATCTTCCTGAAATCGTTCCCTGAACGACCCTCGTTCAACTTTGGCGTACAAACCGGGGCAAACACGAATTCGACGTTCCGGACCTTCGATACCTACAGGGCCGCGGGTCCAGCCGATTATTTCGGACTCGGCGAGCATTTCCGCCGCCTGCCCGATCTCATCCCCGACACTGCTGCGGAAGTGAACCGCACGCCGGCGCGCGCCCAAGCGTTTGCTCGAGCGTTCGACAACATTTGGGAGCCATCGCGCATTTCCGCTCCACCCAATCTAGGCTTCAATTTCTCCGGTGGGGGCACGTTCGGCCCTGTCGGGATCAGCCTCGCCGGATTGTATCGGACCGAATACAAGCGGCAAAACTTGCTCACGTCCAACGTACTGTTCGCTGGCGACAAGCCAGAATTTGCTGACCGGTTCGATAACCGGGTGAGCGCCTTCGACGTGCGCCTCGGCGGGTTGCTGAACTCAGCCTACCGCTTTAACGAGGAGCACAACATTTTCTTTCGCGCACTGGTCAATCGTAATGCCTCCGATGAAACCCGACGGTCGATCGGTGTCGAAGACTCTACGGGGCATACCTTGGCCTTTACGCGCTTTCGCTACACGGTAGACACACTCGCCTTTGGCCAGCTCGGCGGTGAACACCGGATAGGCACGCTAAAGAGCAACTGGCGCACCGCTTACGGTTACACCACTCAAGACCAGCCTGACGGACGGCTGCAAACCCGCGACCTCACTGAAGGAAACATTTTCATTAACAACAATTTTGGGGGGCGGAGGCTGTTTGGCTTCCTCGAAGAACGGCTTACGGACTCCGCCGTCGACTTCGAGCTCCGCTTGCCCCAACCGCGCAGCCTTTCCCCTGGTGAACCGATTGTTCGCTTCGGACCCGCCTACACGTTCCGCGAGCGTGAGCAAGGGCTAAGGCAATTTATCTTCGATGTGAAGGATGTTCCTGAACTTCAATCTCTGCCTGCGGAGCAAATTTTTGCGGCACAAAACCTCGGCCCTAACCCGTTCAACCGCGGGGTGGGCTTTCGCGAGGAAAGTAAACCCCGTGACTCATTTAGGGCTAGCGAGGAACTGCTCGCAGGTTATGGGGCGCTCGAGTTACCGGTGTTCCAATCCGCGCCTCAAAGGCACGAAGTCGTGCTGTACGGCGGTGCGCGGGCGGAGTACTGGCACCTCAACGAGAGGTTTTTTGGTGCCAACGGCAAACGTGTGCCGCTGAGCAAAACGGAGGTCGATCCGCTCCCAGCTCTGGGGTTGCGTTACCGGCCCTTCGAGAATTTCAACTTGCGGCTTTCATGGAGCGAAACACGCACGCGGCCAGATTTGCGCGAACTGTCCCCGACACAGTACCCCGAGCAGGGCTCCTTGGAGACCAAGGCTGGCGATCCAACACTGAAGACGGCTGCGATCCGCAACTACGACGTTCGTTGCGAGTGGTTTCCCAGCGATGAAGAGCTCCTCTCCGCCAGCGCGTTTTACAAGGAATTTACCGATCCAATTGAACAGGTGATTTTTTACGAGGGAGCAAACCGCGTCTTCAAACCGCGCAATGCTTTAAGTGCGAAGGTGCTGGGTGCCGAATTTGAGGCGCGCCTTGCCTTACGCCGGGCTTGGAGTCGGCTCGATGGGTTATCGTTCTTAGGCAACCTGACTTGGGTCGATTCAGAAGCCAAGATTCTGCAAGAGTCCGGGCTGCTCCGCTCCCGCGCCCTTCAAGGGCAAGCGCCGTTCATCGTGAACACCGGGCTGAGTTATCGGCACACTCGCTGGGGGGAAGTACGCCTGCTTTACAATACGGCGGGCCGCCGGGTGGAAGCGGCAGCCCCACCGGATGTGGCACCCGGCACCAGTCGCCCGCTGATTCCGGAGGTTTACGAGGAGCGGCGCGACCAGCTCGATGCAGCGTACCTGAGCAAGGTGCACGTGTTCACGGTGCCGCTGCAACTGAAAGTTACCGCGGAAAACCTCCTCAACGATCAGTACGTCTTCACTCAAGCAGACCTTGTCCAGAAACGGTTCACCACCGGAGTCAAGGTCTCGTTCAGCATGACCTACGCATTTTGA
- a CDS encoding glutathione S-transferase family protein: MKLYHAPRTRSVRPRWLLEELGVPYELVRLDLGQKEHKRPEYLAIHPHGTVPALVDGNLALMESSAICMYLADKFADKGLAPAPGTQERGLYYQWMVYAVATLEPPLIQIFQHTMNLPESERSPKALQEGQEKFREVARVLSDALEGKQFLVGNKFSAADIMIGSTLVWAQLMGLLGDQPTLAAYVQRLLERPACQKAQAD, encoded by the coding sequence ATCAAACTTTACCATGCACCGCGAACGCGATCGGTTCGGCCTCGCTGGCTTCTCGAGGAATTGGGCGTGCCCTATGAACTCGTGCGGCTCGACCTCGGTCAAAAGGAACATAAACGCCCCGAGTACCTCGCCATCCACCCCCACGGCACGGTGCCGGCACTCGTCGACGGTAATCTCGCACTCATGGAGTCGAGCGCAATTTGCATGTACTTGGCGGACAAATTTGCGGATAAAGGCCTGGCGCCTGCTCCGGGAACGCAAGAGCGGGGACTGTATTACCAGTGGATGGTCTATGCCGTCGCCACGTTGGAGCCGCCGCTCATCCAGATCTTTCAACACACGATGAACCTGCCTGAAAGCGAGCGCTCCCCCAAGGCACTGCAGGAAGGACAGGAGAAGTTCCGGGAAGTCGCCCGCGTACTCAGCGATGCCCTGGAGGGGAAACAGTTCCTTGTGGGCAACAAGTTTTCTGCGGCCGATATTATGATCGGCTCCACCCTCGTGTGGGCTCAGTTGATGGGCTTGCTCGGCGACCAGCCCACGCTGGCAGCATACGTACAGCGACTGCTCGAGCGGCCGGCTTGCCAAAAAGCCCAAGCGGACTGA
- a CDS encoding DUF1614 domain-containing protein: MQRSSLLFFPLALPFVLAFFLIVFLLLALLQIGLISIAYEKLGVPPEHLFSLLLLSLLGSYLNIPVARVPAGERMIEAVTIRRFGVTYVVPRAIVPQTVIAVNVGGAVVPVLLSLYLLAQTGELLAAAVGTAVVSAVVHRLARPIPGLGIAMPMLVPPVLAAVVGILLSREHEPAIAYISGTLGTLIGADLLNLRKVAGLGAPIASIGGAGTFDGIFLTGILAVLLA; the protein is encoded by the coding sequence ATGCAGCGCAGCAGTCTCTTATTTTTCCCTCTCGCCTTGCCCTTCGTCCTGGCATTTTTCCTCATCGTCTTTCTCCTGCTGGCGCTGCTGCAAATCGGGCTCATCTCGATCGCTTACGAGAAGCTCGGTGTTCCGCCAGAGCACCTGTTCTCCCTGCTTCTGCTCTCGCTGCTGGGCAGTTACTTGAATATTCCCGTGGCGCGAGTTCCGGCAGGAGAGCGCATGATCGAGGCCGTCACCATTCGGCGTTTCGGCGTCACGTACGTCGTGCCACGAGCCATCGTGCCGCAGACGGTGATCGCTGTAAACGTCGGTGGCGCCGTCGTGCCTGTACTCTTGTCGCTGTACTTACTCGCGCAAACCGGTGAGCTGCTGGCTGCCGCCGTTGGCACGGCCGTGGTGAGCGCGGTGGTCCATCGCCTCGCGCGACCGATTCCTGGGTTGGGGATCGCGATGCCCATGCTCGTGCCGCCAGTGCTTGCCGCGGTGGTGGGGATTCTCCTGTCACGTGAACACGAGCCAGCAATTGCGTACATCTCCGGCACGCTCGGAACGCTGATCGGGGCGGACTTGCTCAACCTGCGCAAAGTGGCCGGCCTGGGCGCTCCCATCGCTTCCATCGGAGGCGCGGGAACGTTTGACGGCATCTTTCTCACCGGAATCTTGGCCGTGTTGCTGGCATAA
- a CDS encoding AarF/ABC1/UbiB kinase family protein yields the protein MLELTEAVGSKPRVPANDSPPTGLRRAPQRRSRRFAVVAGTVGQIYAGYKTIQVVEKLLGSERVRWLYRRQHATAAQSIYHTAVRLEGLLIKACQFLGTRADILPHEYIETLSQLQDRVPPRSFADVLAPLVERELKRPLGEVFADWDPKPLAAASLAQVHRARLRDGRDVVLKIQYPEIAHLVEADLANLRFLFGVLARLERNFDLRIILREIQHHVPLELDFQNEARNAERIGRNLAHRSDVIVPRVVWEYSTRRVLVLEYVEGIKVTQVQELDRAGIDRNAVARLLSDVFCQQILRDGFFHADPHPGNILVQPGPRIVLLDFGLAKTLPANFQVGLVQLAAAILMQNRTAAVDAFRMLGFRTKNDDPGTLLALGDAFLGQVARSGKAYAERELVEAIRENLVRVLRENPIVEAPSDILLVLRVMGLLSGIGKQLNAEIDLLQVMMPHLTSGLQV from the coding sequence ATGCTCGAGCTTACAGAAGCCGTGGGGTCCAAACCCCGAGTCCCTGCAAACGATTCGCCTCCTACTGGCCTGCGACGGGCCCCGCAGCGACGCAGCCGGCGTTTTGCTGTGGTTGCGGGCACCGTCGGGCAAATTTACGCGGGTTACAAAACGATCCAGGTAGTCGAGAAGTTGCTCGGCTCGGAGCGCGTGCGGTGGCTCTATCGGCGGCAGCATGCCACCGCCGCTCAGTCGATCTACCACACCGCCGTGCGGCTCGAGGGCTTACTCATTAAAGCCTGCCAATTCCTGGGCACGCGTGCCGATATCCTTCCGCATGAATACATCGAGACTCTCTCGCAATTGCAAGATCGTGTCCCACCGCGCTCCTTTGCCGACGTTCTCGCTCCCCTGGTGGAGCGGGAACTCAAACGGCCGCTGGGTGAAGTCTTTGCCGATTGGGACCCGAAGCCACTCGCTGCGGCCTCCCTCGCGCAAGTGCATCGCGCCCGCTTGCGCGACGGTCGGGACGTCGTCCTCAAGATCCAATATCCAGAAATTGCGCACCTCGTCGAAGCCGATCTCGCCAATCTCCGTTTCCTGTTCGGCGTGCTGGCGCGGCTCGAACGGAACTTCGACCTCCGCATCATCCTGCGCGAAATTCAGCACCATGTACCGCTCGAGTTGGATTTCCAGAACGAAGCGCGGAATGCCGAGCGCATCGGCAGAAATCTAGCCCACCGCAGCGACGTCATCGTGCCCCGGGTGGTTTGGGAATACAGCACTCGGCGCGTGCTCGTGCTCGAGTATGTCGAAGGCATCAAAGTCACGCAGGTGCAGGAGCTCGACCGCGCGGGTATCGACCGCAACGCTGTGGCCCGGCTGCTCAGCGATGTGTTTTGCCAACAAATTTTGCGCGACGGCTTTTTTCACGCCGACCCGCACCCGGGAAACATCCTGGTTCAACCAGGCCCTCGCATTGTCCTGCTGGACTTCGGCCTGGCGAAAACCCTGCCAGCGAACTTCCAGGTCGGCCTAGTGCAGCTTGCCGCCGCCATCCTCATGCAAAATCGCACGGCCGCCGTGGATGCGTTTCGAATGCTCGGGTTCCGCACGAAAAACGACGATCCCGGCACCTTGCTCGCCTTGGGCGACGCGTTCCTCGGCCAGGTGGCGCGCAGCGGTAAAGCCTACGCCGAGCGTGAGCTCGTCGAAGCGATTCGCGAAAATCTCGTGCGCGTACTGCGCGAGAACCCGATCGTGGAAGCGCCCTCCGATATTCTCCTTGTGCTGCGAGTGATGGGCTTGCTGAGCGGCATCGGCAAACAGCTCAATGCGGAAATTGATTTACTGCAAGTCATGATGCCGCACCTCACGAGCGGCCTGCAGGTGTGA
- a CDS encoding DUF2333 family protein, producing MASKRGQVAVPILIGVAAILLVVVLPLLLHFGQKRHNRLSFNVEQQFPADRSIVSGEVFATTVAALVRHELEGWTGWRPNDFVLWGPALWADNNANRQLGILQAVRESMRVFKDHLTKVSSDQFDPNLVRADTAFRNELTKFWFPSAESKLREGVRALEAYVDGLHATPPRSRPINLRNVELIRLFQAWTDLLGDAHARLYRADVGLFHTDDEFYFAQGVAHSLHYLVLAVGREYREAFAGRTVLVTLLNEVAEPLGRAATLKPLLVLDGAPDGLCANHRRNLDAFITEARQKMYSIREELEK from the coding sequence ATGGCGAGTAAACGGGGTCAGGTGGCAGTTCCGATCCTCATTGGCGTGGCGGCCATCCTACTCGTGGTCGTCCTGCCGTTGTTGCTGCACTTCGGGCAGAAGCGGCATAACCGTTTGTCGTTCAACGTCGAGCAACAATTTCCTGCCGATCGCAGCATCGTCAGCGGCGAAGTATTCGCGACAACCGTGGCGGCGTTGGTGCGGCACGAACTCGAGGGTTGGACCGGTTGGCGTCCGAACGATTTTGTCCTGTGGGGGCCAGCCCTGTGGGCCGACAACAATGCGAATCGCCAACTTGGGATCTTGCAGGCCGTACGCGAGAGCATGCGCGTGTTCAAGGATCACCTCACCAAGGTGTCGAGCGATCAGTTCGATCCCAATCTCGTGCGGGCGGACACTGCCTTCCGTAACGAACTCACCAAGTTCTGGTTCCCCTCGGCAGAGTCCAAGTTGCGCGAAGGCGTACGCGCTCTGGAAGCGTATGTGGACGGGCTCCACGCGACACCACCGCGCTCCCGCCCGATTAACTTGCGCAACGTCGAGCTAATTCGCCTATTCCAGGCGTGGACCGATTTGCTTGGCGACGCGCACGCCCGTTTGTACCGGGCCGACGTCGGGCTTTTCCACACCGACGACGAGTTTTACTTCGCCCAAGGCGTCGCTCACTCGCTGCACTACTTGGTCTTGGCCGTAGGGCGCGAGTACCGTGAAGCCTTTGCCGGTCGGACGGTGCTCGTCACCTTGCTCAACGAAGTCGCCGAGCCTCTCGGACGAGCGGCCACACTCAAACCTTTGCTGGTGCTCGATGGGGCACCTGATGGGCTGTGCGCCAATCACCGGCGCAATCTCGATGCGTTCATCACCGAAGCCCGGCAGAAAATGTACTCCATCCGCGAGGAGCTGGAAAAATAA
- a CDS encoding replication-associated recombination protein A — MRPRSLQEFVGQQHLLGSGRFLAELVQSGQLPSLILWGPPGCGKTTLALLLSQHVRADFVQFSAVLSGVKELRAIIDRARENQRLYGRQTVLFVDEIHRFNKAQQDAFLPYVEDGTITLIGATTENPSFEIIAPLLSRCRVLVLEPLSGADIKILLRRALGDRARGLGDRGLSLAPEALDFIAEQAHGDARVAYNVLESAAELAKVRGLKTIDLALAEEAAQHRALLYDKAGEEHYNVISAFIKSLRGSDPDAAVYWMMRMLEAGEDPLFIARRMVIFAAEDIGNADPRALLLAVAAKEAVHFVGLPEGRIPLAQAATFLATAPKSNAAYRAMLAASADVREHGPLPVPLHLRNAPTQLMRDLGYGRGYEYAHDLPEHFTDQPHLPDLLRDRTYYLPSDQGEEKLIAERLAGWRERRRKRAKNGE; from the coding sequence ATGCGGCCGCGCTCTTTGCAGGAGTTCGTGGGCCAGCAGCACTTGCTCGGCAGCGGGCGGTTTCTTGCCGAGCTTGTGCAAAGTGGCCAGCTCCCGTCGTTGATTTTGTGGGGCCCGCCCGGTTGCGGGAAGACGACCCTCGCGCTGCTCCTGTCGCAGCACGTACGAGCCGACTTTGTGCAATTCTCCGCAGTGCTGTCGGGGGTGAAGGAGTTGCGGGCAATCATCGACCGGGCACGCGAAAACCAGCGCTTGTACGGTCGGCAAACGGTGCTGTTTGTGGACGAGATCCACCGCTTTAACAAAGCCCAACAAGATGCATTCTTGCCCTACGTTGAAGACGGCACCATCACCCTCATTGGCGCGACGACCGAAAACCCGTCGTTCGAAATCATCGCCCCCTTGCTATCGCGCTGCCGCGTGCTCGTGCTCGAGCCTTTGAGTGGCGCAGATATCAAAATTTTGTTGCGCCGTGCCCTGGGGGACAGAGCGCGCGGCCTCGGCGACCGTGGCCTCTCGCTCGCGCCCGAAGCCCTCGATTTCATCGCGGAGCAAGCGCACGGTGACGCACGTGTTGCGTACAACGTCTTGGAATCCGCGGCCGAACTGGCCAAGGTGCGCGGCCTAAAGACGATCGACCTCGCACTCGCTGAGGAAGCTGCCCAGCATCGCGCCCTCCTGTACGACAAAGCGGGCGAGGAGCACTACAACGTCATTTCCGCATTCATCAAAAGCTTGCGGGGGAGCGATCCGGATGCGGCTGTGTACTGGATGATGCGCATGCTGGAGGCTGGGGAAGATCCGTTGTTCATTGCCCGCCGCATGGTGATTTTTGCGGCTGAGGATATTGGCAACGCCGATCCACGCGCGTTGCTGCTCGCGGTTGCAGCGAAAGAAGCGGTGCACTTTGTCGGGCTGCCAGAGGGGCGCATTCCCCTGGCGCAAGCGGCTACATTTTTGGCCACCGCACCGAAGTCGAACGCCGCCTACCGGGCCATGCTGGCCGCCAGCGCAGATGTGCGAGAGCACGGGCCCCTGCCGGTGCCGCTGCACTTGCGCAATGCCCCCACGCAGTTGATGCGCGACTTGGGTTACGGTCGAGGTTACGAGTACGCCCACGACCTTCCCGAACATTTTACCGATCAGCCGCATCTTCCTGACTTGCTGCGCGATCGCACGTACTACCTTCCCAGCGACCAAGGCGAAGAGAAACTCATTGCCGAGCGTTTGGCAGGCTGGCGGGAGCGACGGAGAAAGAGGGCAAAGAATGGCGAGTAA
- a CDS encoding PaaI family thioesterase → MGEANSSTPPFPRPWLQREPGRLIGRGHPAGDFLEAYRWELLEEAPGLLRVRAHLPAHVKNPRGQLFGGFTPTYVDLIALLTVRAGQPRDGWKTWLATTSMRLDYFEPIVGPQFLVESKLVKARGRTRAVETRFYDPEDTLAVFAFTLIREMPLDRPLGDG, encoded by the coding sequence ATGGGAGAAGCAAATTCCAGCACGCCACCGTTTCCGCGTCCTTGGCTCCAGAGGGAGCCAGGCCGCCTCATTGGCCGCGGGCATCCGGCAGGAGACTTTCTCGAGGCATACCGCTGGGAACTGCTAGAAGAAGCCCCTGGGCTGCTGCGCGTGCGTGCTCACTTGCCTGCGCACGTGAAAAATCCGCGCGGGCAACTCTTTGGCGGCTTCACCCCAACTTACGTCGATCTGATCGCCCTCCTCACCGTGCGTGCTGGGCAACCGCGCGACGGCTGGAAAACTTGGCTGGCCACCACGAGTATGCGACTCGATTACTTCGAACCCATCGTTGGCCCGCAGTTTTTGGTCGAAAGCAAGCTCGTCAAAGCGCGCGGGCGCACCCGCGCGGTGGAGACCCGCTTTTACGATCCCGAAGACACGCTCGCTGTCTTCGCCTTCACCCTCATTCGCGAGATGCCCCTGGATCGCCCGCTCGGCGACGGCTGA
- a CDS encoding FKBP-type peptidyl-prolyl cis-trans isomerase — protein MGIHAGNRVAIEYTLRLEDGSIIESNVGEEAFEYTQGNEEIIPGLEQGLEGLEEGDVKEIRIPPELAYGEVLPEAFYEVDKNLVPPAARVVGTELVARDANGRERHVRVHEVHDETIVIDANHPLAGKTLIFDVRVLSVR, from the coding sequence ATGGGTATCCACGCAGGAAATCGCGTTGCGATTGAGTACACGTTGCGGCTCGAAGATGGGAGCATCATCGAGAGCAACGTGGGTGAAGAGGCATTCGAGTACACGCAGGGGAACGAAGAAATCATTCCTGGACTGGAGCAGGGTCTCGAGGGGCTCGAGGAAGGCGACGTCAAAGAAATCCGCATCCCGCCGGAACTCGCATACGGCGAGGTGCTGCCCGAAGCGTTCTACGAGGTGGACAAGAATCTCGTGCCGCCGGCGGCGCGAGTGGTTGGTACCGAACTCGTGGCACGCGATGCGAACGGCCGGGAGCGCCACGTGCGCGTACACGAGGTGCACGACGAAACCATCGTGATCGATGCCAACCATCCCTTGGCAGGAAAAACCCTGATTTTCGACGTTCGCGTGCTGTCCGTGCGTTAG
- a CDS encoding FAD-binding oxidoreductase — MHSVDVVIVGAGFAGAATAFHLTRRGVRRVVVLEREAIPGYHASGRNAALGFTSIDEPEAAALARAGLAFIREEASALAGRSIFRPCGSLLVAGESSTAARLQAMARTKGMGFAWWDRNAAVAAVPVLEGAEICGALWSADDGVVDIHALLQVYLREARSFGAEIVYNAPVERIEVRHNRVVAVHTRAGSWGCGVLVDAAGAWASEVARLAGSPMPTLEPRRRHLFLGQTSTPINSQWPFVWHADVDTYFRPEGAGLLLSPCDATPHPAAEPAIDDSAKVLLAEKLTRAFPRLAELALVSAWACLRTFAADERFVIGPDPAIGGFVWVAGLGGHGMTTSAAVGRLAASAVLGEAADELSWFRPERLLR, encoded by the coding sequence ATGCACTCTGTAGACGTTGTGATTGTCGGCGCCGGTTTTGCCGGCGCTGCCACTGCATTTCACTTAACTCGTCGCGGTGTGCGGCGCGTGGTCGTGTTGGAACGTGAAGCCATCCCGGGCTACCACGCCTCAGGACGCAACGCGGCTCTCGGCTTTACGTCCATCGATGAGCCGGAGGCGGCTGCGCTGGCGCGAGCCGGACTCGCCTTCATTCGCGAAGAGGCCAGCGCGCTGGCCGGTCGGAGCATTTTCCGCCCTTGTGGCTCGCTGTTGGTCGCAGGGGAATCCTCCACAGCCGCGCGCCTGCAAGCCATGGCTCGAACGAAGGGCATGGGGTTCGCGTGGTGGGATCGGAACGCTGCGGTTGCCGCTGTTCCGGTACTCGAGGGCGCGGAGATCTGCGGGGCGTTGTGGAGTGCGGATGATGGCGTGGTCGACATCCACGCTTTGCTGCAGGTCTACTTGCGTGAAGCTCGCAGTTTTGGAGCGGAGATCGTCTACAACGCACCGGTCGAACGGATCGAGGTCCGCCACAACCGCGTTGTGGCCGTGCACACCCGGGCGGGTTCGTGGGGATGCGGTGTTCTTGTGGATGCTGCAGGCGCGTGGGCTAGTGAAGTCGCCAGGCTGGCAGGCTCGCCGATGCCCACACTGGAACCGCGGCGACGGCATTTGTTTCTCGGGCAGACATCTACGCCCATCAATTCGCAATGGCCTTTCGTTTGGCATGCCGACGTCGATACCTACTTCCGGCCCGAAGGTGCGGGGCTTTTGCTGAGCCCGTGCGATGCCACTCCGCACCCAGCAGCAGAACCAGCGATCGACGATTCTGCGAAGGTGCTTCTCGCGGAAAAACTCACCCGTGCTTTTCCACGCTTGGCTGAATTGGCCCTGGTTTCCGCATGGGCCTGCTTGCGCACGTTCGCTGCGGACGAGCGCTTCGTCATCGGACCCGACCCGGCGATCGGCGGCTTTGTTTGGGTTGCGGGCCTCGGCGGACACGGTATGACCACGAGCGCGGCAGTGGGACGGCTTGCGGCAAGCGCTGTGCTCGGTGAAGCAGCGGACGAACTCTCCTGGTTTCGGCCAGAGCGCTTGCTCCGGTGA